In [Leptolyngbya] sp. PCC 7376, a genomic segment contains:
- a CDS encoding DASH family cryptochrome: protein MPLTRILLWYRRDLRLHDHKPLITALQQQAEIIPLYCFDSREFTQTAFGFPKTGNFRGQFLLESVANLRRSLQQKGSNLLIYSGKPEVIISQLCRQFQIDTVYWHREVTAEETHIEKRLQKNLSQQNVSVGTFWGTTLHEPEEMPFGIPQVPEVFTQFRKTVEKYANIVQALPTPQELPPLPSELAMALGELPTLKQLGLSTPESDRRGVLAFQGGETAALERLQDYFWRGNHLKSYKQTRNGLLGGDYSSKFSPWLALGCLSARQIAAQVSRYETERVANDSTYWLIFELLWRDYFRWISAKHGIKIFQPKGLQGVKIPWKQDREAFELWRTGQTGIPFVDANMRELLQTGFMSNRGRQNVGSFLTKNLGLDWRMGAEWFESQLIDYDVCSNWGNWNYTAGVGNDARGFRYFNIPKQAKDYDPQGEYVRHWLPELKSIPGEQIHQPWRISVRELGDRHDITLGETYPKPMVDLQQSVQENERIYQKALGIQPNSSRQSKGKNSKTKRSSRPQKPHRR, encoded by the coding sequence ATGCCTTTGACAAGAATTTTGTTGTGGTACCGTCGTGACCTACGCCTCCATGACCATAAACCTCTCATTACAGCGCTCCAGCAGCAGGCCGAGATTATCCCCCTCTACTGTTTTGACTCCCGGGAATTTACACAAACTGCTTTTGGTTTTCCTAAAACGGGTAATTTTCGGGGTCAATTTTTATTGGAAAGTGTGGCAAACCTAAGGCGATCACTCCAACAAAAAGGCAGCAATCTCCTGATCTATTCCGGCAAACCAGAGGTGATTATCTCTCAACTCTGTAGACAGTTTCAAATTGACACAGTGTATTGGCATCGGGAAGTCACAGCGGAAGAAACTCACATCGAAAAACGTCTTCAAAAAAACCTCAGTCAGCAGAATGTTTCTGTCGGAACCTTTTGGGGTACAACACTCCATGAACCAGAAGAGATGCCTTTTGGGATTCCGCAAGTACCAGAGGTTTTTACGCAATTTCGTAAAACAGTCGAAAAATATGCGAATATTGTCCAAGCCTTACCAACGCCCCAAGAATTACCGCCTCTCCCCTCAGAATTGGCAATGGCATTGGGTGAGCTACCGACTTTAAAACAATTGGGGTTAAGCACACCAGAGAGCGATCGCCGTGGTGTTTTAGCCTTTCAAGGCGGCGAAACGGCTGCCTTAGAACGATTACAAGATTATTTTTGGCGCGGCAACCACTTAAAAAGCTATAAACAAACCCGCAATGGCCTTTTAGGGGGAGACTATTCCTCTAAATTTTCACCTTGGTTAGCCCTAGGTTGTCTCTCTGCCAGACAGATTGCCGCCCAAGTCAGCCGATATGAAACAGAGCGCGTGGCTAATGATTCAACTTACTGGCTCATTTTTGAATTGTTATGGCGAGATTATTTTCGATGGATTAGTGCAAAACATGGCATTAAAATTTTCCAACCTAAGGGATTACAGGGTGTCAAAATTCCGTGGAAACAAGACAGGGAAGCCTTTGAATTATGGCGCACTGGTCAAACAGGAATTCCCTTTGTTGATGCAAATATGCGAGAACTCCTCCAAACAGGTTTTATGTCAAATCGGGGACGGCAAAATGTCGGCAGTTTCCTAACAAAAAATCTGGGACTCGATTGGCGAATGGGAGCAGAATGGTTTGAATCACAACTCATTGATTACGATGTCTGTAGCAATTGGGGTAACTGGAATTACACAGCAGGTGTAGGTAACGATGCACGTGGATTTCGTTACTTTAATATCCCCAAACAAGCCAAAGATTATGATCCACAAGGAGAGTATGTCCGCCACTGGCTCCCAGAGTTGAAATCTATTCCCGGAGAGCAAATCCACCAACCTTGGCGCATCTCTGTAAGAGAACTGGGCGATCGCCATGACATTACTTTGGGAGAGACATATCCAAAGCCAATGGTCGATCTACAGCAATCCGTTCAAGAAAATGAGCGCATTTATCAAAAGGCCCTCGGCATTCAACCCAACTCATCACGTCAATCCAAAGGTAAAAACAGCAAAACCAAACGGTCTTCACGCCCTCAAAAACCCCACCGCCGTTAG
- a CDS encoding S-layer homology domain-containing protein, with the protein MTNSTDVQRLMAGCLGGAIAFIPHAVKAQTLTDINDHWAERCIQHLEQRDIVQGYPDQTFRPNEPVTRTEFAAFLNRAFPDSIDQTFAQEYRDLDETYWGLIPIDRATRSGFMTGYPDGTFKPTRNIPRYETLLALVAGLNYVPQGNPQTIISKYYEDAADLPAFAYPAIAAATEQQLIVNYPNLTRLNPQQWASRAEVASFLCRALDTTGTISEEYIVGGQSSRPSFGRQPSTIPTLSP; encoded by the coding sequence ATGACAAATTCGACTGATGTTCAACGGTTAATGGCGGGCTGTCTCGGTGGGGCGATCGCCTTTATTCCCCATGCAGTTAAGGCTCAAACCTTGACCGATATTAACGACCATTGGGCGGAGCGCTGTATTCAACATCTTGAGCAGCGGGATATTGTCCAGGGTTATCCAGATCAAACCTTTCGCCCTAACGAACCTGTTACCCGCACCGAATTCGCCGCTTTTCTGAACCGTGCTTTTCCCGATTCAATCGATCAAACTTTTGCTCAAGAATACCGTGATCTTGACGAAACCTATTGGGGACTAATTCCCATTGATCGTGCTACTCGCTCTGGCTTTATGACTGGTTATCCTGATGGCACATTCAAACCAACCCGTAATATTCCCCGATACGAAACCTTGCTTGCTCTGGTGGCTGGCCTAAACTACGTTCCCCAAGGCAATCCCCAGACAATCATTTCTAAGTATTATGAAGATGCTGCTGACTTGCCCGCCTTTGCTTATCCGGCGATCGCCGCGGCTACAGAACAGCAATTGATCGTAAATTATCCTAATCTCACTCGCCTGAACCCTCAACAATGGGCTAGCCGCGCCGAAGTTGCCAGTTTTTTGTGCCGTGCCCTTGATACCACTGGCACTATTTCCGAAGAATATATCGTTGGTGGCCAAAGCTCTCGCCCATCCTTTGGTCGGCAACCCAGCACAATCCCTACCCTTTCACCCTAA
- a CDS encoding Npun_F0813 family protein, translated as MLILKRKDVDIANVQHPKREQTVPILNYQGQTFRLISVFSANQETEARGFWRDLTDNQGKFCILLEETERFSVWGKIRVEQLGSDDDASSQIVPLTQACIILLQTVYFDLEDLFGARQAERFNTELMKVLQPWNFPQLKTAQDLGTIIDVDPLEGNVPPWEEHHLITLLQEMYRIGKAYFGNSSFAEGIDELLVDMPSEEQQYFIKWLGQSPLGQMWH; from the coding sequence ATGCTCATTCTGAAACGGAAAGATGTAGACATTGCCAATGTCCAACATCCCAAGCGGGAACAAACCGTTCCTATCCTCAACTACCAAGGACAAACCTTCCGCCTGATTAGTGTTTTTAGTGCTAATCAGGAAACTGAAGCACGGGGATTTTGGCGTGATCTAACAGATAACCAAGGTAAATTTTGTATTCTTCTTGAAGAGACTGAACGTTTTAGTGTTTGGGGAAAAATTCGAGTTGAGCAATTGGGTAGTGATGATGATGCTTCCAGCCAAATTGTGCCCTTGACCCAAGCCTGCATTATTTTGCTGCAAACAGTTTATTTCGACCTTGAAGACCTCTTTGGAGCAAGACAAGCTGAACGTTTCAATACCGAGCTAATGAAGGTTTTGCAGCCATGGAACTTCCCACAATTAAAGACGGCTCAGGATTTGGGGACGATCATCGACGTTGATCCTCTTGAAGGTAATGTGCCGCCTTGGGAAGAACATCATCTCATTACGCTTTTACAGGAGATGTATCGGATTGGTAAAGCGTATTTTGGAAATAGTTCTTTTGCTGAAGGGATTGATGAATTGCTAGTAGATATGCCATCAGAAGAGCAACAGTATTTTATTAAGTGGCTTGGACAATCTCCGTTAGGACAAATGTGGCATTGA
- a CDS encoding amino acid ABC transporter substrate-binding protein, whose protein sequence is MINAFLKSYSIGLAIACLTVIGGCNRESMPDEPVEGLPIGNSSKLEEVLDRKEIICGVNGQLPGFSFIDETGNYAGIDVDFCRAVAAALFDDPKAVQFKELSAQERLEVVQNEGVDLLSRNTTWTISRDTVVGLEFGPILFYDGQGILVSQASGVQAIADLEGKSICVQSGTTTELNLADRMRQKNITYKPVVFDDAEDMYQAYADGRCEGATSDRSQLVIRRATMADPEAHKLLSDVLSKEPLAPVVKNDDSPWFDTVKWVAYALIQAEEFGINSDNVSDFLDSKDPLVRRFLGLEGRLGEDMGLSNDFALRIIKHVGNYGEIYERNLGEPFGLERGMNSLWTDDGLIYSPPFR, encoded by the coding sequence ATGATCAATGCATTTCTGAAATCCTATTCAATTGGCTTGGCGATCGCCTGTCTCACTGTCATTGGTGGTTGTAATCGTGAGTCGATGCCGGACGAACCTGTTGAAGGGCTACCGATAGGCAATTCAAGCAAACTGGAAGAGGTTTTAGATAGAAAAGAAATTATTTGTGGCGTTAATGGTCAACTGCCTGGCTTTAGTTTTATTGATGAAACAGGAAATTATGCCGGCATAGATGTCGATTTTTGTCGGGCAGTGGCAGCAGCTCTCTTCGATGATCCCAAGGCTGTCCAGTTTAAAGAACTTAGTGCTCAAGAGCGTTTAGAGGTTGTCCAAAATGAAGGAGTGGATCTGCTCAGTCGCAACACAACCTGGACCATTAGCCGCGATACGGTTGTGGGCCTAGAGTTTGGGCCAATTTTGTTTTATGACGGGCAAGGTATCCTCGTATCCCAAGCCAGTGGTGTTCAGGCGATCGCCGATCTCGAAGGCAAATCTATCTGTGTACAATCCGGCACCACTACCGAATTAAACCTCGCTGACCGGATGCGCCAGAAAAATATCACATATAAGCCCGTTGTTTTTGATGATGCGGAAGATATGTACCAAGCCTATGCCGATGGTCGGTGTGAGGGAGCAACATCTGATCGCTCCCAACTCGTAATTCGTCGCGCCACAATGGCAGATCCAGAGGCCCACAAATTACTTTCCGATGTTCTATCAAAAGAACCCCTTGCCCCAGTTGTCAAAAATGATGATTCACCCTGGTTCGACACTGTTAAATGGGTAGCTTATGCTCTGATTCAGGCAGAAGAATTTGGGATCAATTCAGACAATGTTTCAGATTTTTTAGATTCTAAAGATCCATTAGTACGACGCTTTCTCGGTCTCGAAGGTCGACTCGGAGAGGATATGGGCTTAAGCAATGATTTTGCACTGCGGATCATCAAGCATGTTGGCAATTATGGCGAAATTTATGAGCGTAATCTCGGGGAGCCTTTCGGGTTAGAACGTGGCATGAATTCACTCTGGACTGACGATGGACTTATCTATTCACCACCCTTCCGCTAG